The Bacteroidota bacterium genome window below encodes:
- a CDS encoding diphthine--ammonia ligase, giving the protein MSKQEKTKVIFSWSGGKDSALALHKILEVGEFEIFSLITTITEGYNRISMHGISVDLLEEQAKSIGIPLYKIEIPQNCSNEDYEMIMVKTLTHFQKQGISSVIFGDIYLEDVKNYRISQLSRIGMQAIFPLWGINTSEIVNEFIKKGFQSIISCVDIRAIDPKFSGRIFDQNFLNDLPTACDPCGENGEFHSFVFDGPIFFRKIKIKTGAKLLRDNYFFFTEILQKQ; this is encoded by the coding sequence TTGAGTAAACAAGAAAAAACCAAAGTAATTTTTTCATGGAGTGGAGGAAAAGACAGTGCCTTAGCTCTTCATAAAATACTTGAAGTAGGTGAATTTGAAATTTTTAGTTTAATTACAACCATCACCGAAGGGTACAATAGAATAAGCATGCATGGAATTTCGGTAGATTTACTGGAAGAGCAGGCAAAATCAATTGGAATCCCCCTGTACAAGATTGAGATACCTCAAAATTGCAGCAATGAAGATTATGAAATGATAATGGTAAAGACGCTAACTCATTTTCAAAAGCAAGGAATATCAAGTGTTATTTTTGGAGATATTTATCTTGAGGATGTTAAAAATTACCGGATTTCTCAACTTTCGCGCATTGGAATGCAAGCCATTTTCCCCTTATGGGGCATAAATACAAGCGAAATCGTGAATGAATTTATTAAAAAAGGTTTTCAATCAATCATAAGTTGCGTCGATATACGCGCAATCGATCCTAAATTTTCAGGGCGAATTTTCGATCAAAACTTCCTGAATGATCTCCCAACTGCATGCGATCCTTGCGGTGAAAATGGAGAATTTCACTCTTTTGTATTTGACGGTCCTATTTTTTTCAGGAAAATAAAGATAAAAACAGGAGCGAAATTACTTCGTGATAACTATTTTTTCTTCACAGAAATATTACAAAAACAGTAA
- a CDS encoding ATP-binding protein: MHPKNKYIKDLIARGEHQQLDFKFEITDSKKIARTLSAFSNTDGGTLLIGVKDNGSITGINSSEEYHMLEAAAEMYCSPPISFQAKEWIVDGKPILEIKIAKRTGIPHKAPNHDGKMMIFIRVGDQNLLADRILLKVWNKKEKNIQIKIEYKEAEKILLNYLNHHTQITLNEFCNLAMIPKFKAENILVDFIVLEIIKIIFTEKQTNYTLAVE, encoded by the coding sequence ATGCATCCGAAAAACAAATACATAAAAGATTTAATTGCCCGGGGAGAGCATCAACAATTAGATTTTAAGTTCGAAATCACCGATTCAAAAAAAATAGCACGAACGCTTTCTGCATTTTCCAATACGGATGGAGGCACCTTATTAATAGGTGTAAAAGATAATGGTTCGATAACAGGTATCAATTCAAGTGAAGAATACCACATGCTTGAAGCGGCGGCTGAGATGTATTGTTCCCCTCCTATTTCTTTTCAAGCCAAGGAATGGATTGTTGATGGTAAACCAATTTTAGAAATTAAAATTGCCAAACGTACCGGTATTCCACATAAAGCCCCGAATCATGACGGAAAAATGATGATTTTTATCAGGGTTGGAGATCAGAATTTACTTGCAGACCGTATATTATTAAAGGTATGGAACAAAAAAGAAAAAAATATTCAAATCAAGATAGAATACAAAGAAGCTGAAAAAATTCTCCTCAACTACCTGAATCATCATACTCAAATTACCTTAAATGAATTTTGCAACCTGGCCATGATTCCAAAATTTAAAGCAGAAAATATTTTGGTAGATTTTATAGTTTTGGAAATCATCAAAATTATCTTCACCGAAAAACAAACCAATTATACACTAGCCGTTGAGTAA
- a CDS encoding aspartate carbamoyltransferase regulatory subunit — protein sequence MSDLRKELKVSAIENGTVIDHIPAKSLFQVVKILKLNAIPNQILFGNNLQSQKYGTKGIIKVNDKYFEAQELNKIALVAPTATLIVIKDFTVVYKKNVELPKTIKQFVKCVNPNCITNNENIETKFDVHIDEEGQPKLRCNYCEKFTAKDNMVFI from the coding sequence ATGAGTGATTTAAGAAAAGAATTAAAAGTATCGGCCATTGAAAATGGTACGGTAATAGATCATATTCCTGCAAAGAGTTTATTTCAGGTAGTTAAAATATTAAAGCTGAACGCCATTCCAAACCAAATTCTGTTTGGAAACAACTTGCAAAGTCAGAAATATGGAACCAAAGGCATCATCAAAGTAAACGATAAATACTTTGAGGCTCAGGAATTGAATAAAATTGCACTTGTTGCTCCCACAGCTACACTGATTGTAATTAAAGACTTTACAGTGGTCTATAAAAAGAATGTCGAGCTACCTAAAACCATCAAGCAATTTGTAAAATGTGTTAACCCAAATTGTATTACGAATAACGAAAATATTGAAACGAAATTTGATGTTCATATTGATGAAGAGGGTCAACCAAAATTAAGATGTAACTATTGTGAGAAATTCACCGCCAAAGATAACATGGTATTTATTTAA
- the pyrB gene encoding aspartate carbamoyltransferase, whose translation MKNRSLVSIEDFSKEEWLRILDLAEEFEKNPKQRILEGNVIATLFFEPSTRTRLSFESAASYLGAKVIGFSDASSSSVKKGESLNDTILTVSNYSDIIVMRHPREGSARYASEVSPVPIINAGDGANQHPSQTLLDLYSIRKTQGRLDNIHITFVGDLKYGRTVHSLVIALCNFNAIFHFVSPPELKLPSYVKRHIKDAKLRYYQYTDLTEAIPKSDILYMTRIQKERFSDPIDYEKVKNAYILRNSMLEEAKENMKVLHPLPRVNEITQDVDANPMAYYFQQAQNGVYVRQAILTSILGVK comes from the coding sequence ATGAAAAACAGAAGTTTAGTATCCATCGAAGATTTCAGCAAAGAAGAATGGCTTAGAATACTTGATCTTGCAGAAGAATTTGAGAAAAACCCCAAACAAAGAATATTAGAAGGAAACGTAATCGCGACCCTGTTTTTTGAACCTTCAACCCGTACCCGCCTAAGTTTTGAAAGTGCAGCTTCTTATTTAGGAGCCAAAGTAATAGGATTCTCTGATGCATCCTCTTCAAGTGTTAAAAAAGGAGAGTCGTTAAACGACACGATCCTTACGGTGAGCAATTATTCGGATATTATCGTTATGCGTCATCCTCGCGAAGGCAGTGCACGTTACGCGAGTGAGGTTTCCCCAGTTCCAATTATCAATGCAGGTGATGGGGCCAACCAGCATCCCAGTCAAACCTTATTGGATTTATATTCTATCAGAAAAACACAAGGTAGGCTTGATAATATTCATATTACTTTTGTTGGCGACTTAAAGTATGGCAGAACTGTTCACTCTTTAGTTATCGCCCTATGTAATTTCAATGCCATTTTTCATTTCGTTTCACCACCGGAACTAAAATTACCCAGTTATGTAAAACGACATATTAAAGATGCAAAATTAAGATACTATCAATATACCGATCTAACCGAAGCAATTCCTAAATCTGACATATTATATATGACACGTATTCAAAAGGAACGCTTCTCTGATCCAATTGATTATGAAAAAGTAAAGAATGCATATATTTTGAGAAACAGCATGTTGGAAGAAGCCAAAGAAAACATGAAGGTATTACATCCATTGCCACGGGTAAATGAAATTACCCAAGATGTAGATGCAAATCCCATGGCATATTATTTTCAACAAGCTCAAAATGGAGTTTACGTCCGTCAAGCAATATTAACCTCAATACTTGGTGTAAAATGA
- the carB gene encoding carbamoyl-phosphate synthase (glutamine-hydrolyzing) large subunit, which yields MKLNIKKILVLGSGALKIGEAGEFDYSGSQALKALKEEGIETVLINPNIATVQTSEKIADKIYFLPVTPFFVEKVIKKEKPQGILLAFGGQTALNCGIELFKQDILKNNNVEVLGTPIRAIMDTENRESFVNKLNEIEVISARSFAVNTVEDAILAVRKLGFPVIIRAAYTLGGQGSGFCNTEDELRAMSEKAFAYSNQILVEESLKGWKEVEYEVVRDAYDNCITVCNMENFDPLGIHTGESIVVAPSQTLTNSEYHKLRQLSIKIIRHIGIVGECNVQYALDPNSEDYRVIEVNARLSRSSALASKATGYPLAFVAAKLALGFALPDIKNAVTKTTSAFFEPSLDYIVCKIPRWDLGKFLGVSKEIGSSMKSVGEVMAIGRTFEEAIQKGLRMIGQAMHGFVDNKEIQVDDIETELSRPTDMRIFVIAMAMQKGWSVEKIHQLTKIDRWFLEKLQNIVDINVKIAAYDNLKEVPINLLKKAKQAGFSDFQLGRSIFKENFEGSDQQILEIRNFRKSHQIIPVVKQIDTLAAEYPAQTNYLYLTYNGEFNDIEYENDGQSVIVLGSGAYRIGSSVEFDWCSVNALETVKEQKYRSVMINYNPETVSTDYDICDRLYFDELSFERVMDIIDLEIPKGVIVSVGGQIPNNLAIRLHNQQVPILGTSPESIDRAENRYKFSQMLDTLGVDQPEWKELSSVSDVFEFTEKVGFPVMVRPSYVLSGAAMNVVSNKEELEHFLNLAANVSKKYPVVVSKFMENTKEIEMDAVADKGKVLAYAISEHIEFAGVHSGDATMMFPPQKVYVETIRRIKKITNRIAAELNISGPFNIQYLAKDNDIKVIECNLRASRSLPFVSKVLKTNFVDLATKIMLDIPVEKPDKSLFDLEYIGVKAPQFSFSRLAKADPVLGVDMSSTGEVGCIGEDYYEAILKSMLSVGYNIPKKNILLSTGPSRSKTELLNSARLLVEKGYNLFATKGTAMFLADNEIQSTVLYWPDSKEKPNTIDYIRERKLDLIINIPKNLSQDELYNDYHIRRAAVDHNIPLITNARLASAFIIAFCKYTMDDITIKSWDEYKIN from the coding sequence ATGAAACTCAACATTAAGAAAATTCTTGTTCTGGGTTCGGGAGCCCTCAAAATCGGTGAGGCCGGCGAATTTGACTATTCGGGTTCGCAAGCTTTAAAAGCATTAAAAGAAGAGGGTATTGAAACCGTTCTGATTAATCCCAATATTGCCACTGTTCAAACTTCCGAAAAAATTGCCGATAAAATTTACTTCCTGCCTGTAACACCATTCTTTGTTGAAAAGGTTATTAAAAAAGAAAAACCGCAAGGTATTTTATTGGCATTTGGAGGTCAAACTGCCTTAAACTGCGGTATTGAATTATTTAAACAGGATATTTTAAAAAACAATAATGTTGAAGTATTAGGCACTCCTATCCGGGCAATTATGGATACCGAAAACAGGGAGAGTTTTGTTAACAAATTAAATGAAATTGAGGTCATATCAGCACGAAGTTTTGCCGTAAATACGGTTGAGGATGCAATTTTAGCAGTACGAAAATTAGGATTTCCTGTCATTATTAGAGCCGCATACACCTTAGGCGGTCAAGGAAGTGGTTTTTGTAATACTGAAGATGAATTAAGGGCAATGTCTGAAAAGGCGTTTGCTTATTCTAATCAGATTTTGGTTGAAGAATCACTTAAAGGTTGGAAAGAAGTAGAATACGAGGTAGTGAGAGATGCCTATGATAATTGCATCACGGTGTGTAATATGGAAAATTTTGATCCATTGGGAATTCATACCGGAGAAAGTATTGTAGTTGCGCCTTCTCAAACACTTACCAATTCTGAATATCATAAATTACGGCAGCTTTCAATCAAGATCATTCGGCACATAGGAATTGTTGGTGAATGTAATGTTCAATATGCCCTTGATCCTAATTCTGAAGATTATCGTGTTATCGAAGTTAATGCCCGACTATCTCGCTCAAGTGCACTTGCTTCAAAAGCTACAGGATATCCGCTTGCCTTTGTTGCCGCAAAACTAGCGCTGGGTTTTGCGCTTCCCGACATTAAAAATGCGGTCACAAAAACAACTTCTGCCTTCTTTGAACCTTCATTAGATTACATTGTTTGTAAAATTCCTCGCTGGGATCTGGGAAAATTCCTGGGTGTTTCAAAAGAAATTGGCAGCAGCATGAAAAGTGTAGGTGAAGTAATGGCTATCGGGCGAACTTTTGAGGAGGCCATTCAGAAGGGCCTGCGTATGATAGGCCAGGCTATGCATGGATTTGTTGACAATAAAGAGATTCAAGTTGATGATATCGAGACGGAATTGAGTCGGCCAACCGACATGCGCATATTCGTAATAGCAATGGCCATGCAAAAAGGTTGGAGTGTTGAAAAGATTCACCAACTCACAAAAATTGACCGATGGTTCTTAGAAAAACTTCAAAATATTGTTGACATTAACGTAAAAATTGCTGCTTACGATAACTTAAAAGAAGTACCGATAAATCTCCTTAAAAAGGCCAAACAAGCAGGATTTTCCGATTTTCAGTTGGGACGTTCAATTTTTAAAGAAAATTTTGAAGGTTCAGATCAGCAGATTCTGGAGATACGAAACTTCAGGAAATCCCATCAAATAATCCCTGTAGTAAAACAAATAGATACCCTGGCTGCTGAATATCCGGCTCAGACCAATTATCTCTACCTAACTTATAACGGTGAATTCAATGATATTGAATATGAGAATGACGGCCAATCGGTCATTGTTCTCGGCTCGGGAGCTTATCGGATTGGAAGCAGTGTTGAGTTCGATTGGTGCAGTGTAAATGCATTAGAAACAGTAAAAGAACAGAAATACCGATCTGTAATGATTAACTATAATCCTGAAACAGTAAGTACGGATTATGATATTTGCGATCGCTTATATTTTGATGAGCTTTCATTTGAACGAGTGATGGACATCATCGATTTAGAAATCCCAAAAGGTGTGATTGTTTCTGTAGGTGGGCAAATCCCCAATAATCTGGCTATACGACTACATAATCAGCAAGTACCTATATTAGGTACCTCTCCCGAATCTATCGACCGTGCAGAAAATCGTTATAAATTCTCTCAGATGCTGGATACATTAGGAGTAGATCAGCCTGAATGGAAGGAATTAAGTAGTGTTTCGGATGTTTTTGAATTTACCGAAAAAGTTGGGTTTCCAGTGATGGTTAGGCCATCCTATGTTCTTTCCGGTGCAGCGATGAATGTGGTTTCTAACAAGGAAGAATTGGAACACTTCTTAAATTTAGCCGCTAATGTGTCTAAAAAATATCCGGTCGTTGTTTCTAAATTCATGGAAAACACCAAGGAAATTGAAATGGATGCAGTGGCTGACAAAGGTAAAGTGCTGGCTTATGCAATTTCCGAACACATCGAATTTGCCGGAGTTCACTCAGGAGATGCAACAATGATGTTTCCTCCGCAAAAAGTTTATGTTGAAACCATTCGTAGAATTAAAAAAATAACGAATCGGATCGCTGCCGAACTTAATATTTCAGGTCCCTTTAATATTCAATATTTAGCAAAGGACAACGACATTAAAGTAATAGAGTGCAATCTAAGGGCATCCCGAAGTCTTCCTTTTGTTTCCAAAGTATTAAAAACAAACTTTGTTGATTTAGCGACTAAGATCATGTTAGATATTCCTGTCGAAAAGCCTGATAAATCATTATTTGATTTGGAATATATTGGGGTGAAAGCACCTCAGTTTTCTTTTTCCCGATTGGCGAAAGCTGATCCAGTTTTAGGAGTGGATATGTCATCAACAGGTGAAGTAGGATGTATTGGCGAAGATTATTACGAAGCCATCCTTAAATCAATGCTTTCTGTCGGATACAATATTCCAAAGAAAAACATTCTGTTATCAACAGGGCCTTCACGATCAAAAACTGAACTGCTTAATAGTGCGAGATTATTGGTGGAGAAAGGATATAATTTATTTGCGACCAAGGGCACTGCTATGTTTTTAGCTGACAATGAGATTCAATCCACGGTTCTATATTGGCCCGATTCGAAAGAAAAGCCAAATACCATCGACTATATTCGAGAACGTAAACTTGATTTAATCATCAATATCCCTAAAAATTTAAGTCAGGATGAATTGTACAACGACTATCACATCCGTCGAGCGGCCGTCGATCATAATATTCCACTCATCACAAATGCCAGATTAGCCAGTGCCTTTATCATTGCATTCTGCAAATACACGATGGATGACATTACGATTAAAAGTTGGGATGAGTATAAGATCAATTAA
- a CDS encoding L-serine ammonia-lyase, producing the protein MLSIKEIYKIGYGPSSSHSMAPRKAAQIFLDRNPSADKYKAWLYGSLAATGKGHQTDESIQKVFSGKEIEIIWKPEIFLPKHPNGLIFKAYKQDEEIDQYEVYSVGGGDFSETGKFSGTSIYKITHMEELLAWCSSEGKSMWEYVEEIEGPDVWNYLAEVWDIMQQAVKRGIENEGVLPGTLKLRRKASSYFVKSQNATGSQKNIGKIFAYALAVSEENAAGNLMVTAPTCGSCGVLPGILYFLKEHDQLSDAKILKALATAGIIGNFVKTNASISGAEVGCQGEVGTACAMAAGATTQLKGGSPNQIEYAAEMGFEHNLGLTCDPLQGYVQIPCIERNAFAAVKAWECAVYALLSDGVHKVSFDEVVDTMMQTGKDLQDAYKETSLGGLARFWRPKIDRN; encoded by the coding sequence GTGCTAAGTATAAAAGAAATATATAAAATAGGATACGGTCCATCGTCAAGTCATAGTATGGCACCGCGTAAGGCTGCTCAAATTTTTCTGGACAGAAATCCATCTGCTGATAAATATAAAGCATGGTTGTATGGAAGTCTTGCTGCAACAGGCAAAGGTCACCAAACTGATGAAAGTATACAGAAAGTATTTAGCGGCAAGGAAATAGAAATTATATGGAAACCCGAAATTTTTTTACCAAAACACCCCAATGGATTAATCTTCAAAGCTTATAAGCAAGATGAGGAAATCGATCAGTATGAAGTATATAGTGTTGGTGGTGGCGATTTTTCAGAAACAGGGAAATTTTCAGGAACGAGCATATACAAAATTACCCATATGGAAGAACTCCTTGCTTGGTGCTCATCAGAAGGTAAATCAATGTGGGAGTATGTTGAAGAAATTGAGGGCCCTGATGTTTGGAACTATCTGGCAGAAGTCTGGGATATAATGCAACAGGCTGTTAAAAGAGGAATAGAAAATGAGGGCGTTCTTCCCGGCACCTTGAAACTCAGACGAAAAGCCTCATCTTATTTCGTTAAATCACAAAATGCCACCGGATCTCAAAAAAATATTGGAAAAATATTTGCCTATGCCTTGGCCGTTTCTGAAGAAAATGCAGCTGGTAACTTGATGGTAACTGCTCCCACTTGCGGATCTTGCGGAGTTTTACCTGGAATTTTATATTTCTTAAAAGAACATGATCAACTTTCGGATGCTAAGATCTTAAAAGCTTTAGCTACTGCCGGTATCATTGGAAATTTTGTAAAGACCAATGCATCTATATCAGGCGCAGAAGTAGGCTGTCAGGGAGAAGTTGGAACTGCATGTGCCATGGCTGCAGGAGCCACAACTCAATTAAAAGGCGGAAGCCCAAATCAAATTGAATACGCTGCTGAAATGGGGTTTGAGCACAATTTAGGTTTGACATGCGACCCTTTGCAAGGGTATGTTCAAATTCCTTGCATCGAACGAAATGCATTTGCAGCTGTTAAAGCATGGGAATGCGCAGTATATGCATTATTATCGGATGGCGTTCACAAAGTTAGTTTTGATGAAGTGGTTGATACCATGATGCAAACCGGTAAGGATTTACAGGATGCTTACAAAGAAACAAGTTTAGGCGGATTAGCGAGATTTTGGCGACCGAAAATTGATAGAAATTAG
- the carA gene encoding glutamine-hydrolyzing carbamoyl-phosphate synthase small subunit, with product MKQSKSAKLILEDGTIFQGFSFGYEGSTAGEVVFNTAMTGYPESLTDPSYKGQLLVLTYPLVGNYGVPGFEQEDQMLKFFESEKVQVSALIISDYSFKYNHWNATKSLGDWLIEHQVPGIYGIDTRELTKIIREKGCMLGKIIIDDIDCEFYDPNKENLVAQVSIAKKQIYGSGKYKILLIDCGVKNNIIRYFLQKDTTVIRVPWDYNYHHEDYDGLFISNGPGNPEMCDVTIANLKISLEKKIPIFGICLGHQLTALASGAKTYKLKYGHRSHNQPVILKNTKKAYITSQNHGFAVDDSTLSSDWETLFTNINDGTNEGIKHKTKKVFTVQFHPEASSGPTDTDFLFNDFMKMLIK from the coding sequence ATGAAGCAATCAAAGAGTGCTAAACTGATTTTAGAAGACGGAACAATTTTTCAGGGTTTTTCTTTTGGCTACGAAGGATCCACAGCAGGTGAAGTGGTCTTCAATACTGCCATGACGGGTTATCCCGAAAGTTTAACGGATCCATCATACAAAGGACAATTACTTGTGCTGACCTACCCTTTAGTAGGGAATTACGGTGTCCCCGGATTTGAACAGGAAGACCAAATGCTTAAATTTTTTGAATCAGAAAAAGTACAGGTTTCGGCTTTGATTATTTCGGATTATTCATTCAAATACAATCATTGGAACGCAACGAAAAGTCTGGGTGATTGGCTGATAGAACATCAGGTTCCGGGTATCTACGGAATTGACACACGTGAGCTGACGAAAATAATCCGTGAAAAAGGCTGTATGCTGGGCAAAATAATTATTGATGATATTGATTGTGAGTTTTATGATCCGAATAAGGAGAATTTGGTTGCACAGGTTAGCATTGCAAAAAAACAAATCTATGGATCCGGTAAATATAAAATCCTGCTCATTGATTGTGGAGTTAAAAACAATATTATTCGTTACTTTTTACAAAAAGATACCACTGTGATAAGAGTTCCTTGGGATTATAATTACCATCATGAAGATTATGACGGTTTATTCATCTCGAATGGCCCGGGTAACCCGGAAATGTGTGATGTCACCATCGCTAACCTAAAAATTTCTCTTGAAAAAAAAATCCCAATTTTTGGAATTTGTTTGGGGCATCAACTTACGGCCCTGGCCTCGGGTGCTAAAACATATAAACTAAAATACGGACATCGCAGCCACAATCAACCGGTCATATTAAAAAATACAAAAAAAGCTTACATTACCTCTCAAAATCATGGCTTTGCCGTTGACGATTCAACCCTATCATCCGACTGGGAAACCTTGTTCACCAATATCAATGATGGAACCAATGAAGGGATTAAACATAAAACAAAAAAAGTCTTCACGGTACAATTTCATCCGGAAGCATCAAGTGGCCCAACTGATACCGATTTTTTATTTAACGACTTTATGAAAATGCTGATTAAGTGA
- a CDS encoding cyclic 2,3-diphosphoglycerate synthase — translation MKKNVLIIGAAGRDFHNFNTYYRGNEAYNVVAYTAAQIPDIAGRKYPKELAGDLYPEGIPIHLEEDLEKLIKDLKVDDCVFSYSDVPYQRVMAMSARVNAAGANFILLGPKDTMVKSTKPLIAVGAVRTGCGKSQTSRRIIELLMAKGLKVVAVRHPMPYGDLNEQKVQRFAKVSDLAKHKCTVEEMEEYEPHVVRGNVIYAGVDYEAILRAAEQDPDGCDVVLWDGGNNDFPFYTQDLNITVVDPHRPGHELTYYPGEVTLRLADVVVINKMDTADAADIQTVRESIAKVAPKAIVVDGASPIKVDNPALIKGKRVLVVEDGPTLTHGEMKLGAGTVAAKKFGAAELVDPRPFTVGKLSETFRIYPNIGILLPAMGYGAQQLKDLETTINNVDCDAVVIGTPIDLNRIIKINKPSTRVYYDLQEIGNPNLEEIVDDFIVKYKLKK, via the coding sequence ATGAAAAAGAACGTATTAATCATTGGTGCCGCCGGAAGGGATTTTCATAATTTCAATACCTATTATCGGGGCAATGAAGCTTACAATGTAGTAGCTTATACAGCTGCTCAAATTCCTGACATTGCTGGCAGGAAGTACCCAAAAGAACTTGCAGGAGATTTGTATCCTGAAGGAATTCCAATTCATTTAGAAGAGGATTTGGAAAAACTAATAAAAGATTTAAAGGTTGACGACTGTGTATTCTCATACAGTGATGTGCCTTACCAAAGAGTGATGGCAATGAGCGCAAGAGTAAATGCAGCAGGAGCTAATTTTATTCTTTTAGGGCCTAAGGACACCATGGTAAAAAGTACCAAACCATTAATTGCTGTTGGTGCAGTAAGAACTGGTTGCGGAAAAAGCCAGACTTCAAGAAGAATTATCGAATTGTTAATGGCCAAAGGATTAAAGGTTGTTGCGGTTCGACACCCTATGCCTTACGGCGATTTAAACGAACAAAAAGTACAACGCTTTGCAAAGGTTTCTGATCTTGCCAAACACAAATGTACGGTTGAAGAGATGGAAGAATACGAACCACATGTTGTTCGTGGAAACGTAATTTATGCAGGTGTTGATTATGAAGCAATTTTAAGAGCTGCTGAACAGGATCCGGATGGATGTGATGTGGTTTTATGGGATGGTGGAAATAACGATTTCCCATTTTATACTCAGGACCTGAACATTACCGTGGTTGACCCACACCGACCGGGACACGAATTAACTTACTATCCTGGAGAAGTAACCTTAAGATTGGCTGATGTTGTCGTTATCAATAAAATGGACACCGCTGATGCCGCAGACATTCAAACCGTGCGCGAGAGCATTGCTAAAGTAGCTCCAAAAGCAATTGTTGTGGATGGTGCATCTCCAATAAAAGTTGATAATCCTGCATTGATTAAAGGAAAAAGAGTATTGGTTGTTGAAGACGGACCTACATTAACTCACGGAGAAATGAAATTAGGTGCAGGAACAGTTGCAGCAAAAAAATTCGGTGCTGCCGAATTAGTTGATCCTCGTCCGTTCACAGTTGGTAAACTATCTGAAACTTTCAGAATTTATCCTAATATTGGTATTTTATTACCTGCAATGGGATACGGTGCACAACAATTGAAGGATCTGGAAACAACTATTAATAATGTTGACTGTGATGCAGTTGTTATTGGAACCCCAATTGACTTGAACCGTATCATTAAAATCAACAAACCTTCTACAAGGGTTTATTATGATTTGCAAGAAATTGGAAATCCTAACCTGGAGGAAATCGTTGACGACTTCATCGTTAAATACAAATTGAAAAAATAA
- a CDS encoding TonB-dependent receptor plug domain-containing protein: protein MMKKVVLLLIAIFVYSISYTQQRVVTGRVLLSDDFGIGNILITAKKSKATVLSNPDGTFTIFCEDNDVLKFKSKSFFPKTKSVSGIDTLTVYLVFKEGQKNVDLAHEEGYLSNEGIKFISQNLSNASNDFSSYSDVFELIRGKFNGVEVAGNIVRIRGSHSLSGSNAATYLVNGTFVNDISDILPITIESIKVLKSTEAAIYGSQGLYGVVVINTKK, encoded by the coding sequence ATGATGAAAAAAGTAGTTTTATTGCTAATCGCTATATTTGTTTATAGCATTAGCTATACACAGCAGCGGGTTGTGACAGGTAGAGTTCTTCTATCAGATGATTTTGGAATTGGAAATATTTTAATAACCGCAAAAAAATCAAAAGCTACCGTATTATCAAATCCGGATGGAACTTTTACAATCTTTTGTGAGGACAATGATGTTCTTAAATTTAAATCAAAAAGTTTTTTTCCAAAAACCAAGTCGGTAAGTGGAATCGATACATTAACAGTTTATTTAGTTTTTAAAGAAGGACAAAAAAATGTTGATCTGGCTCACGAAGAAGGATATTTGTCAAATGAAGGAATAAAATTTATTTCACAAAATCTTTCAAATGCTTCGAATGATTTTTCAAGTTATAGCGATGTTTTCGAGTTAATCAGAGGTAAATTTAATGGAGTGGAAGTTGCCGGTAATATAGTTCGGATTAGAGGATCTCATTCACTATCAGGGAGTAATGCTGCTACTTATCTGGTTAACGGTACTTTTGTCAACGATATTTCGGATATCTTGCCAATTACTATTGAATCAATAAAAGTGTTAAAATCTACTGAGGCAGCTATTTATGGTTCGCAAGGCCTTTACGGGGTTGTCGTTATTAATACAAAAAAGTAG